One window of the Salvia miltiorrhiza cultivar Shanhuang (shh) chromosome 6, IMPLAD_Smil_shh, whole genome shotgun sequence genome contains the following:
- the LOC130990573 gene encoding uncharacterized protein LOC130990573, translated as MDIIRHKKACVYMAVEEILHDQMMQIAVVLDVVDRARSQKRKRRVLAVPYGIVHRIPDQVKHLNRIIGFSDVDCLLNLRMDRNTFGRLCLLLRDLGGLKDGRFVTVEEQVALFLSVLAHHKKNRVVKFDFWRSGQTVSHYIHVVLRAILNLHVILLVKPTAVQEDSTDPRWKWFRGCLGALDGTYINVMVPNIDKPRYRTRKGQISTNTLAVCDKNMKFVYVLPGWEGSAADARILRDALNRPNGFKVPRGSYYLVDNGYANSEGFLAPYKGVRYHLKEWGPMAARPQNAEELFNMRHTKARNVIERAFGVMKMRWGILRSTTFYPVKVQNRLIMACFLLNNFIRTEMDVDPLEQAFDNLPQDNEFSEPEHGDYVDAVEPSPEWAATRDAIAQSMWQQYVAMH; from the exons ATGGATATTATACGGCATAAGAAGGCTTGTGTATATATGGCCGTAGAGGAAATTTTGCATGATCAGATGATGCAGATAGCGGTTGTCCTCGATGTTGTTGATAGGGCAAGGTCCCAGAAACGTAAGCGTAGAGTTCTAGCTGTGCCATATGGGATTGTACATAGAATCCCTGATCAAGTGAAGCACCTTAATCGAATTATAGGTTTTAGCGATGTCGATTGTTTACTAAATTTGAGGATGGACCGAAATACATTCGGTAGACTATGTCTGCTATTGAGAGACTTAGGTGGGTTGAAAGATGGTAGATTTGTGACTGTGGAGGAGCAGGTTGCGTTATTTCTGTCTGTACTTGCTCACCACAAAAAAAATCGGGTTGTAAAGTTCGATTTTTGGAGAAGTGGGCAGACAGTGTCACACTATATTCATGTTGTGTTGAGAGCCATCCTGAATCTCCATGTTATACTGTTGGTAAAGCCCACTGCGGTGCAGGAAGATTCAACCGACCCGCGATGGAAATGGTTTAGG GGTTGTTTGGGTGCATTAGACGGTACATACATCAATGTTATGGTGCCGAATATTGATAAACCGCGGTATCGAACGAGGAAGGGACAAATTTCAACAAATACACTTGCAGTTTGTGACAAAAATATGAAGTTTGTGTACGTTTTGCCGGGATGGGAGGGATCAGCGGCGGATGCTAGAATCTTGCGCGATGCGTTGAACAGACCTAATGGATTCAAGGTACCCAGGG GCTCATACTATCTCGTGGATAATGGATATGCCAATTCTGAGGGGTTTCTCGCTCCCTACAAGGGGGTCCGGTATCATCTCAAAGAATGGGGACCGATGGCTGCACGCCCACAAAATGCTGAAGAATTGTTCAATATGCGCCACACGAAGGCTCGAAACGTCATTGAACGTGCCTTTGGTGTTATGAAGATGCGATGGGGGATTTTGAGGAGCACTACGTTTTATCCCGTGAAGGTCCAGAATCGCCTTATTATGGCTtgttttttattgaataatttcaTTAGAACGGAGATGGACGTGGATCCTCTCGAGCAAGCATTCGATAACTTACCACAAGATAATGAGTTCAGTGAACCGGAACATGGAGATTATGTGGATGCAGTTGAGCCGTCTCCTGAGTGGGCTGCGACTCGTGATGCCATTGCCCAATCGATGTGGCAACAGTATGTTGCAATGCATTGa
- the LOC130990205 gene encoding nudix hydrolase 16, mitochondrial-like, giving the protein MSELVARTGRQQQRYEDGYRLIAGCIPFRYRTVKDDNVGTNKNIVEVLMINSTGGPGLLFPKGGWENDETAEEAAEREAMEEAGVRGDLVHFLGCYPFKSKTLQDEYSPEGLCRAAMYALHVKEELDSWPEKSHRERSWLTVAEAIGCCRHAWMREALEKGFAKWYDDGMIRTLPSKGSS; this is encoded by the exons ATGTCTGAATTGGTGGCTCGAACTGGTCGGCAACAGCAGCGTTACGAGGATGGTTACCGTCTCATTGCtgg GTGTATTCCCTTCAGATATAGGACTGTGAAAGATGATAATGTTGGCACAAACAAGAATATCGTTGAAGTATTAATGATCAACTCGACTGGTGGACCTGGTCTTCTGTTCCCAAAG GGTGGGTGGGAGAATGATGAAACGGCTGAGGAGGCAGCAGAAAGGGAAGCCATGGAAGAGGCTGGAGTTCGAGGCGATCTAGTG CATTTCCTTGGATGCTATCCTTTCAAGAGCAAAACACTACAGGATGAATACAGCCCAGAAGGACTGTGTCGAGCTGCTATGTACGCCTTGCACGTGAAGGAGGAGCTCGACTCGTGGCCCGAAAAGAGCCACCGGGAGAGGAGCTGGCTAACCGTGGCAGAAGCAATCGGCTGCTGCAGGCACGCGTGGATGCGGGAGGCGCTTGAGAAAGGTTTTGCAAAGTGGTATGATGATGGCATGATCCGTACCTTGCCAAGTAAGGGGTCAAGTTGA
- the LOC130990574 gene encoding uncharacterized protein LOC130990574 — MASLKELVVQGWKSDNGFRAGYLTKLEEAMKAAFPETDLKGSPHINSKICAWKKNYYSLSQMLSRSGIGFNTNGDYLIDCSNEMWEQIVKCDPNARLMRYKPWPMLEDWKEVFGKDRATGEQAEDLMDAVNEMHRREHVVLNTPESDYHVNLDDILDHETVDESVGQSSKETPTAGVVGRKRKQRDDMSGLCEVLREINRTTDRRLENLANRIGYDFDMGKARQEVFDQLGCISSFTMEDKFDVCELLADKIERLEIFRGLPAEAKEAYARRFLEGRFK; from the exons ATGGCTTCGTTGAAGGAGTTGGTGGTCCAAGGCTGGAAGTCGGACAACGGGTTTAGGGCGGGATACCTAACTAAACTCGAGGAGGCGATGAAGGCTGCGTTTCCAGAGACGGATCTCAAAGGTTCCCCGCACATAAACTCTAAGATATGTGcgtggaaaaaaaattactatagcTTGTCACAAATGTTATCCCGCAGTGGAATTGGGTTTAACACCAATGGTGACTATTTGATTGATTGCTCAAATGAAATGTGGGAGCAAATAGTCAAG TGTGATCCCAATGCAAGGCTTATGAGGTACAAGCCATGGCCGATGCTAGAGGATTGGAAAGAGGTTTTCGGTAAAGACCGCGCAACCGGGGAACAAGCTGAGGACTTGATGGATGCAGTCAATGAGATGCATCGCCGCGAACACGTCGTGCTCAACACTCCTGAATCCGACTACCATGTCAATCTTGATGACATTCTGGACCACGAAACCGTCGACGAAAGTGTTGGTCAAAGCAGCAAGGAGACACCCACGGCTGGTGTTGTTGGCAGGAAGCGTAAACAGCGGGATGATATGAGTGGTCTGTGTGAGGTACTTCGTGAGATCAACCGTACCACGGATAGGAGGCTGGAGAACTTGGCTAATAGAATTGGTTATGACTTTGACATGGGAAAGGCTAGGCAAGAGGTCTTTGATCAGCTTGGTTGCATCTCGAGCTTTACTATGGAGGACAAATTCGATGTGTGTGAGCTCCTTGCGGACAAGATCGAGCGTCTTGAGATTTTCCGTGGCCTGCCGGCAGAGGCAAAGGAAGCATATGCGAGGCGTTTCCTCGAGGGGAGGTTCAAGTGA